One genomic region from Scomber scombrus chromosome 19, fScoSco1.1, whole genome shotgun sequence encodes:
- the LOC134001057 gene encoding uncharacterized protein LOC134001057, which yields MRERQKKKKGRTWAEAAKTVLEKYPNTPMSHKEILQVIQRERLKEISGTSPLACLNAMLHTNSRGEEGIFYKVPGRMGVYTLKKDISDVTKELSEEDSEESSDNLSDSQSTENNSSAITQEGRRGRWMRRVPSKLQSQPSSPQPRCSSPSIPTSKLISPSQKHSKKALKQALKQQQQRNQRRQGGMPATSNPRLLLKTIKDMADNITPKPDLCHPVVPRKVPQRSGRISAGQLKRTKCKIDVETPDSILVNTNLRAIINKHTLSVLPPDCQQRLLKLLPEVDRQACMDGILKVTSSALNNEFFTSAAQSWKERLAEGEFTPELQLRMRQEIEKEKKVEHWKEAFFENYFGENSGLSYEESKELTKADLNQESARPQSHPHQTGPVAQAMKETKDSCQTNAAATIVKDTKPTRTPSQEPLKVQPAQKESLFTTEPMKTRRSQYAEDRKLNTAAQSGPTPAVKTPEVERRVERSTAGALPETERKAEMKENKIELPPSPVKKSPPPKPSPELKEDQPVSVVTPAEESEEVIPEPGGSPETLKRKSTSETEGELTPEKRPRMSSVSSVSSVSSVSPPASSISSPATPTPATNQRVPPLKIPVSRILPVTVSPSQVSPRAPLPAPLSSPGRTGARTLADIKAKAQLARAQRAAAAAVSSASKGAVSGPGPGGGSAEQAQPSLSPSPTSPQATTRLPVNSSSSSQTLSHPLDSNGQQSPSVSQTFYSSKTDDKHRGNSAEIVTAGLHGIQKSSDSSSQLIPSSVHTLKGQENASSAGSSTRTSSCIPANNPLVTQLLQGKEVPLEQILPKPLAKVEVKMSNFPSGNKGKTSHSAGGGGAEHKPDKQMSLQFNTAGRVFSEYTRHHRELPDKETQEQILQALMQRKVQQSQPYAGLGPHPPQYEAHRMMHAEEMIEEGSKRGKAMVEKRQLFMEMRAQNFDVIRLSTYRTACKLRFVQKRCNLHLVDVWNMIEAFRDNGLNTLDHNAEINVSRLETILSSIYYQLNKRLPTTHQINVEQSIGLLLNFMVATYDSESHGKLTVFSMKAMLATMCGGKIVDKLRYIFSQISDSSGIMVFAKFDQFLREVLKLPTAVFEGPSFGYTEHSVRTCFPQQKKIMLNTFLDVLMADPPPQCLVWLPLMHRLANVENVFHPVECSYCRSESMMGFRYRCQQCHGYQLCQSCFWRGHANGPHSNQHQMKEHSSWKSPAKKLSHAISKSLGCVPIGEPPHPVFPEQAERPQELTHTVQPKPVANNMNDTMLMSSGAPTPTKSVLESPSRLDEEHRLIARYAARLAAEAGNSTCPPTDLGFNFDANKQQRQLIAELENKNREILQEIQRLRLEHEQASQPTPEKAQQNPTLLTELRLLRHRKDELERRMSALQESRRELMVQLEGLMRLLKDEEQKQASQSGGSPHSSPSHGAGCSMPMPIRSTSAGSTPTHTPQDCLAGVGGDVLEAFAQGVPRNLRNDLLVAADSITNTMSSLVKELHSG from the exons atgagggagagacagaagaaaaagaaagggaggacgTGGGCTGAAGCAGCTAAAACG GTTTTGGAGAAATACCCCAACACGCCTATGAGCCATAAAGAAATCTTGCAGGTGATCCAAAGAGAAAGGCTTAAGGAAATAAG CGGGACCTCGCCGTTGGCATGTCTGAACGCAATGCTGCACACAAACTCTCGTGGAGAGGAGGGGATCTTCTACAAAGTTCCAGGCAGAATGGGAGTTTACACATTGAAG AAGGACATCTCAGATGTGACAAAGGAGCTGTCAGAGGAGGACTCTGAGGAGAGTAGTGACAATCTCTCCGACTCCCAaagcacagaaaacaacagcagtGCCATTACACAGGAGGgcaggagaggaagatggatgCGAAGAG TTCCCTCCAAGTTGCAGTCGCAGCCATCGTCTCCGCAGCCTCGGTGCTCTTCACCTTCTATTCCCACCAGTAAGCTCATCTCTCCCTCGCAGAAACACAGCAAGAAAGCTCTGAAACAG GccttgaagcagcagcaacagagaaaCCAGCGCAGGCAGGGGGGCATGCCAGCAACCTCCAATCCCAGACTGCTTCTGAAGACCATCAAAGATATGGCTGACAACATTACCCCCAAGCCAG ACCTCTGCCACCCGGTCGTACCTAGGAAGGTTCCTCAGAGGTCAGGTCGCATTAGTGCAG GGCAGCTGAAGCGTACCAAGTGTAAAATAGATGTGGAGACACCAGATTCTATTTTGGTTAACACCAACCTGCGGGCAATCATCAACAAGCACACTCTTTCGGTCCTGCCCCCAGACTGCCAACAGAGGCTGCTCAAACTTCTGCCTGAAGTTGACCGGCAG GCTTGCATGGACGGCATTCTGAAGGTCACTAGTTCTGCCTTAAACAATGAGTTCTTCACATCAGCAGCACAGTCATGGAAGGAGAGACTGGCTGAGG gTGAATTCACCCCGGAGTTGCAGTTACGAATGCGCCAAGAaattgagaaagaaaagaaagttgaGCACTGGAAGGAGGCCTTCTTTGAAAACTATTTCGGTGAAAA TTCTGGGCTCAGCTATGAGGAATCCAAAGAGCTGACAAAGGCTGATCTGAATCAGGAGTCTGCCAGGCCCCAGTCCCATCCTCATCAGACAGGACCTGTCGCTCAAGCAATGAAGGAAACCAAGGACAGCTGCCAGACTAATGCTGCCGCTACCATTGTGAAAGACACAAAGCCAACGCGGACACCATCACAGGAGCCTCTGAAGGTGCAGCCTGCTCAGAAAGAATCTCTCTTCACCACAGAGCCCATGAAGACTCGGCGCTCACAATATGCAGAGGATCGTAAGTTGAACACAGCAGCTCAGTCTGGGCCAACGCCTGCAGTGAAAACACCAGAGGTTGAGAGACGTGTAGAACGAAGCACAGCAGGTGCACTGCCTGAAACTGAGCGCAAAGCCGAAATGAAGGAGAATAAAATTGAACTGCCCCCGTCGCCTGTCAAGAAGAGCCCTCCACCAAAGCCCAGCCCAGAGTTAAAAGAGGATCAGCCGGTGTCTGTGGTTACGCCTGCTGAGGAGAGTGAAGAGGTCATCCCTGAGCCTGGAGGCTCCCCAGAGACACTGAAAAGAAAGTCTACCAGTGAGACCGAGGGTGAATTGACGCCAGAAAAAAGGCCTCGTATGTCCTCAGTTTCCTCAGTATCTTCAGTCTCCTCTGTATCTCCTCCAGCATCATCCATATCCAGCCCTGCTACACCTACTCCTGCAACAAATCAGAGAGTTCCACCACTCAAG ATTCCAGTGTCAAGAATTCTTCCTGTTACTGTGTCACCAAGCCAAGTCTCACCCAGAGCACCCCTCCCAGCACCACTTAGCAGCCCAGGTCGCACTGGTGCTCGTACATTGGCTGACATCAAAGCCAAAGCTCAGCTCGCCCGAGCACAGCGAGCAGCAGCTGCCGCAGTATCATCTGCTTCTAAGGGAGCTGTGTCAGGCCCGGGGCCAGGTGGAGGCAGCGCTGAGCAGGCACAACCTTCCCTGAGTCCCAGCCCAACATCGCCACAGGCAACAACGAGGTTACCagttaacagcagcagcagcagtcagacaCTTTCCCACCCGCTGGACTCTAACGGTCAGCAAAGTCCAAGTGTGTCTCAAACCTTTTACTCAAGCAAGACTGACGACAAACACAGAGGTAATTCTGCTGAAAttgttactgcagggctccatgGCATTCAGAAGAGTTCAGACTCATCATCACAACTCATTCCTTCGTCTGTGCATACTTTGAAGGGGCAGGAAAACGCATCATCTGCTGGATCATCAACCAGGACCAGCTCCTGTATCCCTGCAAACAACCCACTGGTCACTCAGCTTCTGCAGGGAAAAGAGGTTCCCTTAGAGCAGATCCTCCCAAAACCTCTGGCCAAGGTGGAAGTGAAGATGTCAAACTTCCCCTCAGGTAATAAGGGGAAGACGTCACACTccgctggtggtggtggtgctgagCATAAGCCTGACAAGCAGATGTCCCTCCAGTTCAATACAGCAGGACGGGTTTTCTCAGAATACACAAGACATCACAGGGAACTTCCTGATAAGGAGACTCAGGAGCAGATTTTACAGGCTCTAATGCAGAGGAAAGTCCAGCAGAGCCAGCCTTATGCAGGTCTGGGGCCTCATCCGCCTCAGTACGAAGCCCATCGGATGATGCATGCAGAAGA AATGATCGAGGAAGGCAGTAAACGAGGCAAGGCCATGGTGGAGAAGAGACAGCTCTTCATGGAAATGA gagcTCAAAACTTTGATGTTATCAGACTGTCAACTTATCGGACTGCCTGCAAACTCCGGTTTGTGCAAAAGAGATGCAACC TTCATCTGGTGGATGTCTGGAACATGATCGAAGCCTTTCGTGACAATGGGCTCAACACATTGGACCACAACGCTGAGATCAATGTGTCGCGGCTGGAGACTATCCTGTCTTCCATCTACTACCAGCTCAACAAGCGGCTGCCCACCACCCACCAGATCAATGTAGAACAGTCCATCGGGCTGCTGCTCAACTTCATGGTGGCCACCTACGACAG TGAAAGCCATGGGAAGCTGACAGTTTTCTCAATGAAAGCCATGCTGGCAACAATGTGTGGAGGAAAAATTGTGGACAAACTACGTT ATATTTTCTCACAGATCTCTGATTCAAGTGGAATTATGGTGTTTGCTAAGTTTGATCAGTTTCTTCGAGAGGTCCTGAAACTTCCCACAGCTGTGTTCGAGGGCCCCTCGTTTGGTTACACGGAGCATTCAGTGCGGACGTGCTTCCCTCAGCAG AAGAAGATCATGCTGAACACGTTTTTGGATGTGTTGATGGCAGATCCTCCGCCTCAATGCCTCGTATGGCTACCACTCATGCACCGACTCGCTAATGTTGAAAATG TCTTCCATCCGGTGGAATGTTCATATTGCCGGAGTGAGAGCATGATGGGTTTCCGGTATCGGTGCCAACAGTGCCATGGCTACCAGCTCTGTCAGAGCTGCTTCTGGCGTGGCCATGCCAATGGTCCCCATAGCAACCAGCACCAGATGAAGGAGCACTCATCTTGG AAGTCTCCGGCCAAAAAGCTGAGCCACGCAATCAGTAAATCTCTAGGCTGCGTCCCCATTGGAGAGCCACCGCATCCTGTGTTCCCCGAACAGGCTGAGAGACCACAGGAACTCACCCATACTGT TCAGCCGAAACCAGTGGCCAACAACATGAACGACACAATGCTCATGTCCTCTGGGGCACCTACTCCCACCAAAAG TGTCCTGGAGAGTCCCAGTCGGCTAGATGAAGAGCACCGCCTCATCGCTCGCTACGCTGCCCGCTTGGCAGCTGAGGCGGGAAACTCCACA TGTCCACCGACAGATCTGGGATTCAACTTTGATGCCAATAAGCAACAAAGGCAGCTGATTGCAGAGCTGGAGAACAAAAACAG GGAGATCCTCCAGGAGATCCAGAGGCTGCGTTTGGAGCACGAGCAAGCCTCTCAGCCGACCCCAGAAAAGGCCCAGCAGAACCCCACACTGCTGACTGAACTGCGACTCCTCAG